From Vigna unguiculata cultivar IT97K-499-35 chromosome 5, ASM411807v1, whole genome shotgun sequence, the proteins below share one genomic window:
- the LOC114185002 gene encoding RAB6A-GEF complex partner protein 1-like isoform X2 has translation MGGPRSSLSSKDCLHLHRRLCTSKSSIARCSLCPPLTLNFGALPRVRLGKYKRDSDSLQREGENMQAVWSPDAKLIAILTSTFFLHIFKVQFSDKRIHTGGRQPSALCLAIISLLLTEQVPFAVKDLSVSNIISDNKHMLLGLSDGTLYSISWKGEFFGASEFDPQPTNSFDYSQMPLTIENGLSPKSHPKALMFNHVIPRKSEINQLELCLPLRLLFVLYSDGQLVSCSVSKKGLKQVDCIKAEKKLSGGDAVCVSVALEQQILAVGTKRGTVELYDLAESVSLIRAVSLYDWGYSMDDTGPVSCIAWTPDNSAFAVGWKLRGLTVWSVSGCRLMSTVRQIGLSSMSSPTSKQNHDCKYEPLMGGTSLMQWDEYGYRIYAIEEGCSGRILSFSFGKCCLSRGVSGTTYIRQVIYGEDRLLIVQSEETDELKMLHLKLPVSYISQNWPVQHVAASQDGMYLAIAGLHGLILYDIRLKRWRVFGDVTQEQKIQCKGLLWLGKIVVVCNYIDSSNTYELLFYPRYHLDQSSLLCRKPLLAKPMVMDVYQDHMLLTYRPFDVHIFRVKLFGELSPSGNPDLQLSAVRELSIVTAKSHPAAMRFIPDQHPRESISNNYSSVSSDSLTREPARCLILRANGELSLLDLDDGRERNLTDSVELFWVTCGQSEDKTNLIEEVSWLDYGHRGMQVWYPSPGADPFKQEDFLQLDPELEFDREVYPLGLLPNAGVVVGVSQRISFSASAEFPCFEPSPQAQTILHCLLRHLLQRDKIEEALRLAELSAEKPHFSHCLEWLLFTVFEADISRPNVSRNQISVVKHAKSSLLEKTCDLIRNFPEYLDVVVSVARKTDGRHWADLFAAAGRSTELFEECFQRRWYRTAACYILVIAKLEGPAVSQYCALRLLQATLDESLYELAGELVRFLLRSGREYDQASIDSDKLSPKFLGYFLFRSIERKQSSDKSSSFKEQSAHVTSVKNILENHASYLMAGKELSKLVAFVKGTQFGLVEYLQREKEGSARLENFASGLELISQKFQMGTLQSRLDADFLLAHMCSVKFKEWIVVLATLLRRSEVLFDLFRHDVRLWKTYSTTMESHPAFTEYQDLLADLEQRLSSVSNVERK, from the exons ATGGGTGGCCCCAGGTCATCCCTCTCGAGCAAGGACTGTCTCCATCTGCACAGAAGATTGTGTACCTCAAAGTCATCAATCGCACGTTGCTCGTTGTGTCCCCCACTCACTTTGAACTTTGGAGCACTTCCCAG AGTGAGATTGGGGAAGTACAAGAGAGATTCAGATTCATTGCAGAGGGAAGGAGAAAACATGCAGGCCGTGTGGAGCCCTGATGCCAAATTAATTGCTATTCTT ACATCTACCTTCTTTCTTCATATTTTCAAAGTCCAGTTCTcagataaaagaatacacaCGGGTGGTAGACAACCCTCTGCTTTGTGCCTAGCTATCATTTCTCTTCTGCTCACAGAGCAAGTTCCTTTTGCAGTAAAGGATTTATCTGT GAGCAATATTATCAGCGATAACAAACATATGTTACTTGGACTTTCTGATGGAACTTTATACAGTATATCTTGGAAAGGGGAG TTCTTTGGGGCTTCTGAATTTGATCCACAACCCACTAATAGCTTTGACTATTCTCAAATGCCACTTACAATAGAGAATGGCCTTTCTCCTAAATCTCACCCGAAGGCTCTTATGTTCAATCACGTTATTCCTAGAAAGTCTGAAATCAATCAACTGGAACTTTGCCTTCCATTGAGGTTGCTATTTGTCTTGTATTCTGACGGGCAACTTGTCTCATGTTCTGTGAGTAAAAAAGGCCTAAAGCAAGTTGACTGTATCAAAGCAGAAAAGAAGTTGTCTGGTGGTGATGCTGTCTGTGTCTCAGTAGCTCTAGAGCAGCAAATTCTTGCTGTTGGTACTAAAAGAGGAACAGTGGAGTTGTATGATTTGGCAGAATCAGTATCACTTATACGTGCAGTCTCTTTGTATGACTGGGG ATATTCAATGGATGACACTGGTCCTGTTAGTTGCATTGCTTGGACACCTGATAATTCCGCTTTTGCAGTCGGGTGGAAGTTAAGGGGGCTTACAGTTTGGTCCGTTTCTGGTTGTCGCTTGATGTCAACTGTACGACAAATAGGCTTAAGTTCCATGTCTTCTCCAACTTCTAAACAAAACCATGATTGTAAGTATGAACCATTGATGGGTGGTACCTCACTGATGCAGTGGGATGAATATGGATATAGAATTTATGCTATTGAGGAGGGGTGTTCGGGGAGAATTCTATCATTCTCATTTGGGAAATGCTGTCTTAGCAGAGGTGTTTCAGGCACTACATATATCCGTCAAGTGATTTATGGAGAAGACCGTTTACTCATTGTGCAGTCAGAAGAGACTGATGAACTTAAAATGCTACATCTTAAGCTTCCA GTTTCTTATATTTCACAAAACTGGCCAGTTCAACATGTGGCAGCTAGCCAGGATGGGATGTACTTAGCTATTGCTGGTCTTCATGGTTTGATATTGTATGATATACGACTGAAAAGATGGAGAGTATTTGGAGATGTTACACAAGAGCAAAAGATTCAGTGTAAAGGCTTGTTATGGTTGGGGAAGATTGTTGTTGTCTGCAACTATATTGATTCATCCAACAC CTATGAATTGCTCTTTTACCCGAGATATCACCTTGACCAAAGTTCATTACTCTGTCGGAAACCATTGCTTGCTAAACCAATGGTGATGGATGTGTACCAAGATCATATGCTTCTTACTTATAGACCATTTGATGTCCACATATTCCGTGTGAAATTATTTGGTGAATTATCTCCTTCAGGAAATCCAGATTTACAG CTTTCTGCAGTACGAGAACTTTCAATTGTTACTGCCAAGAGCCATCCTGCTGCAATGCGATTCATTCCTGATCAACATCCAAGAGAATCTATTTCAAACAATTACAGTTCAGTTTCATCAGATTCATTAACAAGAGAGCCAGCAAG ATGTTTGATATTGAGGGCAAATGGGGAGCTTTCACTTCTTGATCTTGACGATGGACGGGAGAGAAATCTTACTGATTCGGTTGAACTATTTTGGGTCACCTGTGGTCAGTCTGAGGATAAAACAAATTTGATTGAGGAAGTTTCATGGTTAGATTACGGTCACCGTGGAATGCAG GTTTGGTATCCATCTCCAGGTGCTGATCCTTTTAAGCAGGAAGATTTCTTACAG CTGGACCCAGAGCTTGAGTTTGATCGTGAAGTTTACCCTTTGGGACTTCTTCCAAACGCTGGTGTAGTTGTTGGTGTTTCCCAGAGAATTTCATTTTCAGCAAGTGCTGAATTTCCATGTTTTGAACCATCTCCTCAAGCACAAACAATACTACACTGCTTACTACGCCATCTTCTTCAG agggacaaaattgaggAAGCTTTAAGGCTGGCAGAGCTATCAGCCGAGAAGCCTCATTTTTCACATTGTCTAGAGTGGCTCCTTTTTACAGTATTTGAAGCAGATATATCCAG GCCAAATGTGAGCAGGAACCAGATCTCAGTTGTTAAACATGCTAAAAGCTCTCTTTTAGAGAAGACCTGTGACCTGATCAGGAATTTTCCAGAGTACCTTGATGTTGTTGTAAGTGTTGCAAGAAAAACAGATGGTCGTCATTGGGCAGATTTGTTTGCTGCTGCTGGAAGATCAACTGA ATTGTTTGAGGAATGCTTTCAACGTAGATGGTACCGCACTGCAGCATGTTATATACTT GTCATCGCCAAACTGGAAGGTCCTGCTGTCAGTCAGTACTGTGCTTTACGGTTATTACAG GCAACACTTGATGAATCATTGTATGAGCTTGCTGGGGAGCTG GTGCGGTTCTTGCTGAGATCTGGTCGGGAGTATGACCAAGCATCAATTGATTCAGATAAACTGTCTCCAAAATTTTTAGGCTATTTTCTTTTTCGTTCTATTGAGAGGAAGCAATCATCAGATAAAAG CTCCTCATTCAAAGAACAAAGTGCCCATGTTACCTCTGTCaagaatattttagaaaatcatgCTAGTTACCTGATGGCTGGGAAAGAGCTCTCCAAGCTTGTTGCATTTGTAAAAGGCACTCAATTTGGTTTAGTG GAGTATCTACAACGCGAAAAAGAAGGGAGTGCACGGTTGGAGAATTTTGCTTCTGGGCTTGAACTAATAAGCCAAAAG TTTCAAATGGGAACATTACAGAGCCGCTTGGATGCTGATTTTCTCCTGGCACATATGTGCTCTGTGAAGTTTAAGGAATGGATAGTTGTCCTGGCTACTCTCTTAAGACGTTCTGAG
- the LOC114185002 gene encoding RAB6A-GEF complex partner protein 1-like isoform X1, translating into MYMAYGWPQVIPLEQGLSPSAQKIVYLKVINRTLLVVSPTHFELWSTSQHRVRLGKYKRDSDSLQREGENMQAVWSPDAKLIAILTSTFFLHIFKVQFSDKRIHTGGRQPSALCLAIISLLLTEQVPFAVKDLSVSNIISDNKHMLLGLSDGTLYSISWKGEFFGASEFDPQPTNSFDYSQMPLTIENGLSPKSHPKALMFNHVIPRKSEINQLELCLPLRLLFVLYSDGQLVSCSVSKKGLKQVDCIKAEKKLSGGDAVCVSVALEQQILAVGTKRGTVELYDLAESVSLIRAVSLYDWGYSMDDTGPVSCIAWTPDNSAFAVGWKLRGLTVWSVSGCRLMSTVRQIGLSSMSSPTSKQNHDCKYEPLMGGTSLMQWDEYGYRIYAIEEGCSGRILSFSFGKCCLSRGVSGTTYIRQVIYGEDRLLIVQSEETDELKMLHLKLPVSYISQNWPVQHVAASQDGMYLAIAGLHGLILYDIRLKRWRVFGDVTQEQKIQCKGLLWLGKIVVVCNYIDSSNTYELLFYPRYHLDQSSLLCRKPLLAKPMVMDVYQDHMLLTYRPFDVHIFRVKLFGELSPSGNPDLQLSAVRELSIVTAKSHPAAMRFIPDQHPRESISNNYSSVSSDSLTREPARCLILRANGELSLLDLDDGRERNLTDSVELFWVTCGQSEDKTNLIEEVSWLDYGHRGMQVWYPSPGADPFKQEDFLQLDPELEFDREVYPLGLLPNAGVVVGVSQRISFSASAEFPCFEPSPQAQTILHCLLRHLLQRDKIEEALRLAELSAEKPHFSHCLEWLLFTVFEADISRPNVSRNQISVVKHAKSSLLEKTCDLIRNFPEYLDVVVSVARKTDGRHWADLFAAAGRSTELFEECFQRRWYRTAACYILVIAKLEGPAVSQYCALRLLQATLDESLYELAGELVRFLLRSGREYDQASIDSDKLSPKFLGYFLFRSIERKQSSDKSSSFKEQSAHVTSVKNILENHASYLMAGKELSKLVAFVKGTQFGLVEYLQREKEGSARLENFASGLELISQKFQMGTLQSRLDADFLLAHMCSVKFKEWIVVLATLLRRSEVLFDLFRHDVRLWKTYSTTMESHPAFTEYQDLLADLEQRLSSVSNVERK; encoded by the exons ATGTATATGGCATATGGGTGGCCCCAGGTCATCCCTCTCGAGCAAGGACTGTCTCCATCTGCACAGAAGATTGTGTACCTCAAAGTCATCAATCGCACGTTGCTCGTTGTGTCCCCCACTCACTTTGAACTTTGGAGCACTTCCCAG CATAGAGTGAGATTGGGGAAGTACAAGAGAGATTCAGATTCATTGCAGAGGGAAGGAGAAAACATGCAGGCCGTGTGGAGCCCTGATGCCAAATTAATTGCTATTCTT ACATCTACCTTCTTTCTTCATATTTTCAAAGTCCAGTTCTcagataaaagaatacacaCGGGTGGTAGACAACCCTCTGCTTTGTGCCTAGCTATCATTTCTCTTCTGCTCACAGAGCAAGTTCCTTTTGCAGTAAAGGATTTATCTGT GAGCAATATTATCAGCGATAACAAACATATGTTACTTGGACTTTCTGATGGAACTTTATACAGTATATCTTGGAAAGGGGAG TTCTTTGGGGCTTCTGAATTTGATCCACAACCCACTAATAGCTTTGACTATTCTCAAATGCCACTTACAATAGAGAATGGCCTTTCTCCTAAATCTCACCCGAAGGCTCTTATGTTCAATCACGTTATTCCTAGAAAGTCTGAAATCAATCAACTGGAACTTTGCCTTCCATTGAGGTTGCTATTTGTCTTGTATTCTGACGGGCAACTTGTCTCATGTTCTGTGAGTAAAAAAGGCCTAAAGCAAGTTGACTGTATCAAAGCAGAAAAGAAGTTGTCTGGTGGTGATGCTGTCTGTGTCTCAGTAGCTCTAGAGCAGCAAATTCTTGCTGTTGGTACTAAAAGAGGAACAGTGGAGTTGTATGATTTGGCAGAATCAGTATCACTTATACGTGCAGTCTCTTTGTATGACTGGGG ATATTCAATGGATGACACTGGTCCTGTTAGTTGCATTGCTTGGACACCTGATAATTCCGCTTTTGCAGTCGGGTGGAAGTTAAGGGGGCTTACAGTTTGGTCCGTTTCTGGTTGTCGCTTGATGTCAACTGTACGACAAATAGGCTTAAGTTCCATGTCTTCTCCAACTTCTAAACAAAACCATGATTGTAAGTATGAACCATTGATGGGTGGTACCTCACTGATGCAGTGGGATGAATATGGATATAGAATTTATGCTATTGAGGAGGGGTGTTCGGGGAGAATTCTATCATTCTCATTTGGGAAATGCTGTCTTAGCAGAGGTGTTTCAGGCACTACATATATCCGTCAAGTGATTTATGGAGAAGACCGTTTACTCATTGTGCAGTCAGAAGAGACTGATGAACTTAAAATGCTACATCTTAAGCTTCCA GTTTCTTATATTTCACAAAACTGGCCAGTTCAACATGTGGCAGCTAGCCAGGATGGGATGTACTTAGCTATTGCTGGTCTTCATGGTTTGATATTGTATGATATACGACTGAAAAGATGGAGAGTATTTGGAGATGTTACACAAGAGCAAAAGATTCAGTGTAAAGGCTTGTTATGGTTGGGGAAGATTGTTGTTGTCTGCAACTATATTGATTCATCCAACAC CTATGAATTGCTCTTTTACCCGAGATATCACCTTGACCAAAGTTCATTACTCTGTCGGAAACCATTGCTTGCTAAACCAATGGTGATGGATGTGTACCAAGATCATATGCTTCTTACTTATAGACCATTTGATGTCCACATATTCCGTGTGAAATTATTTGGTGAATTATCTCCTTCAGGAAATCCAGATTTACAG CTTTCTGCAGTACGAGAACTTTCAATTGTTACTGCCAAGAGCCATCCTGCTGCAATGCGATTCATTCCTGATCAACATCCAAGAGAATCTATTTCAAACAATTACAGTTCAGTTTCATCAGATTCATTAACAAGAGAGCCAGCAAG ATGTTTGATATTGAGGGCAAATGGGGAGCTTTCACTTCTTGATCTTGACGATGGACGGGAGAGAAATCTTACTGATTCGGTTGAACTATTTTGGGTCACCTGTGGTCAGTCTGAGGATAAAACAAATTTGATTGAGGAAGTTTCATGGTTAGATTACGGTCACCGTGGAATGCAG GTTTGGTATCCATCTCCAGGTGCTGATCCTTTTAAGCAGGAAGATTTCTTACAG CTGGACCCAGAGCTTGAGTTTGATCGTGAAGTTTACCCTTTGGGACTTCTTCCAAACGCTGGTGTAGTTGTTGGTGTTTCCCAGAGAATTTCATTTTCAGCAAGTGCTGAATTTCCATGTTTTGAACCATCTCCTCAAGCACAAACAATACTACACTGCTTACTACGCCATCTTCTTCAG agggacaaaattgaggAAGCTTTAAGGCTGGCAGAGCTATCAGCCGAGAAGCCTCATTTTTCACATTGTCTAGAGTGGCTCCTTTTTACAGTATTTGAAGCAGATATATCCAG GCCAAATGTGAGCAGGAACCAGATCTCAGTTGTTAAACATGCTAAAAGCTCTCTTTTAGAGAAGACCTGTGACCTGATCAGGAATTTTCCAGAGTACCTTGATGTTGTTGTAAGTGTTGCAAGAAAAACAGATGGTCGTCATTGGGCAGATTTGTTTGCTGCTGCTGGAAGATCAACTGA ATTGTTTGAGGAATGCTTTCAACGTAGATGGTACCGCACTGCAGCATGTTATATACTT GTCATCGCCAAACTGGAAGGTCCTGCTGTCAGTCAGTACTGTGCTTTACGGTTATTACAG GCAACACTTGATGAATCATTGTATGAGCTTGCTGGGGAGCTG GTGCGGTTCTTGCTGAGATCTGGTCGGGAGTATGACCAAGCATCAATTGATTCAGATAAACTGTCTCCAAAATTTTTAGGCTATTTTCTTTTTCGTTCTATTGAGAGGAAGCAATCATCAGATAAAAG CTCCTCATTCAAAGAACAAAGTGCCCATGTTACCTCTGTCaagaatattttagaaaatcatgCTAGTTACCTGATGGCTGGGAAAGAGCTCTCCAAGCTTGTTGCATTTGTAAAAGGCACTCAATTTGGTTTAGTG GAGTATCTACAACGCGAAAAAGAAGGGAGTGCACGGTTGGAGAATTTTGCTTCTGGGCTTGAACTAATAAGCCAAAAG TTTCAAATGGGAACATTACAGAGCCGCTTGGATGCTGATTTTCTCCTGGCACATATGTGCTCTGTGAAGTTTAAGGAATGGATAGTTGTCCTGGCTACTCTCTTAAGACGTTCTGAG
- the LOC114185278 gene encoding E3 ubiquitin-protein ligase RHA1B-like: MGFPVGYPEVLVPKLFLHALSLLAWLRSLVAALFRLLHLSDLLDTDASALAWPPESQPPRAPTLSALLIREFLPVTAFRDLDDAGESPPSPTGCAVCLSEFCAEEEIRCMANCKHMFHRACVDRWIDHDQKTCPLCRTPFVPEHKVEEYNQRLWAASGVSQFYQDDYTPSL, from the coding sequence ATGGGATTTCCGGTAGGGTATCCGGAGGTGCTGGTTCCGAAGCTCTTCCTCCACGCGCTCTCGCTCCTCGCGTGGCTCCGCTCGCTCGTCGCAGCGCTCTTCCGCCTCCTCCATCTCTCCGACCTTCTCGACACCGACGCTTCCGCCCTCGCTTGGCCGCCGGAGTCCCAGCCGCCGCGCGCTCCGACTCTCTCCGCGCTCCTCATCCGCGAGTTTCTTCCCGTGACTGCGTTCCGTGACCTCGACGACGCCGGCGAGTCCCCTCCGTCGCCGACGGGATGCGCGGTGTGCCTGAGCGAGTTCTGCGCGGAGGAGGAGATCAGGTGCATGGCAAACTGCAAACACATGTTCCACCGCGCGTGCGTGGACCGATGGATCGATCACGATCAGAAGACGTGTCCTCTGTGTAGGACACCATTCGTGCCGGAGCACAAGGTGGAGGAGTATAACCAGCGACTATGGGCAGCTTCTGGTGTTTCGCAGTTTTATCAAGACGATTATACTCCTTCTCTCTGa